In Haloplanus rubicundus, one DNA window encodes the following:
- a CDS encoding universal stress protein — protein MGTILLATDGSEYARQAAERAIELAEERGATLHVICVVDQRRFGDPALSSSELATIYAEDHAAVCVGEVTAMAEAHDVRVEGDTRHGIPHEVIREYADEIDAELIVVGEHGSHEEHFSGVGREVLEASDREVRVIEAEEQETEGE, from the coding sequence ATGGGAACTATTCTGTTGGCCACCGATGGGAGCGAGTACGCACGGCAGGCGGCCGAACGAGCCATCGAACTCGCGGAGGAACGGGGCGCAACGCTGCACGTCATCTGTGTCGTTGACCAGCGGCGATTTGGCGACCCTGCGCTTAGTTCGTCGGAACTGGCGACCATCTATGCGGAGGATCATGCCGCAGTCTGTGTGGGCGAGGTAACGGCTATGGCAGAGGCACACGACGTTCGTGTGGAAGGAGACACTCGGCACGGAATTCCGCACGAAGTCATTCGCGAGTACGCCGACGAGATAGATGCAGAACTCATCGTCGTGGGGGAACATGGGAGCCACGAGGAGCATTTCTCGGGCGTTGGACGGGAGGTCCTCGAAGCGAGTGACCGTGAAGTTCGCGTCATCGAGGCTGAGGAGCAAGAGACAGAGGGAGAGTGA
- the phaC gene encoding class III poly(R)-hydroxyalkanoic acid synthase subunit PhaC, with protein MPTDQRPELRFPFDILLSSQRTVLQTATEGLHKTTLVPNRLEDAASADVGQTPSEVVYTENKLELLRYESLTEHQHRVPILIVYALINRPYILDLQPDRSIVRRLLEAGHDVYLIDWHEPSELDTSLSLHDYVNRYIRNCVDEVCERSSQDAINVLGYCMGGTMSVMYAALYPEKVNALGLMATGLYFDDTGGILELWGDEKHYDPRSVTETFGNVPGEFLAAGFDQMDPVANNVTKYAHLYDRLENEDFVRNFARMEQWLSDSVDVAGEVYAQFLEDIYQDNRLYENELTIGGEHVDVTNIDMPLLQILGDYDNLVPPEASKPFNDVVGTDDATTIEYPSGHVGLAMSNGAHRDLWPEVAEWFLEHSERPTLADVIGDGIEETLGVDVETDVTVGDVDEVEVVLADDDGEIAREVITRDPTAIETFLEDALGVEIGLDTGPEGIAVEVETDEGVVTTVVKDIGEAIRTEVEEAAEEVAIAGSYDLEDVNGIGATYAKRLRAAGIESVPELAVADDARVAEAAEATEELAGTWINRARELVGPTEK; from the coding sequence ATGCCTACTGACCAACGGCCGGAACTACGGTTCCCTTTCGATATCCTTCTCTCATCCCAACGGACCGTACTCCAAACGGCTACTGAGGGGCTTCACAAGACGACGCTCGTCCCGAATCGTCTCGAAGACGCCGCGTCCGCCGACGTCGGCCAGACTCCCTCCGAGGTCGTCTACACGGAGAACAAACTCGAATTGCTTCGCTACGAGTCGCTCACCGAGCACCAACACCGGGTGCCGATTCTCATCGTCTACGCCCTGATCAATCGGCCGTATATCCTCGACCTTCAGCCGGACCGATCGATCGTTCGTCGGTTGCTGGAAGCCGGTCACGACGTGTACCTCATCGACTGGCACGAACCCTCCGAACTCGATACGTCCCTCTCGCTGCATGACTACGTCAATCGCTACATCCGCAACTGCGTCGACGAAGTGTGCGAGCGATCGAGCCAGGACGCAATCAACGTCCTCGGATACTGCATGGGGGGGACGATGTCAGTCATGTACGCTGCTCTCTACCCCGAGAAGGTGAACGCACTCGGCCTAATGGCGACCGGATTGTACTTCGACGATACCGGCGGTATTCTCGAGCTGTGGGGCGACGAGAAGCACTACGATCCCCGGTCAGTGACCGAGACGTTCGGGAACGTCCCTGGCGAATTTCTCGCCGCCGGATTCGACCAGATGGATCCGGTGGCAAACAACGTCACGAAATACGCACATCTCTACGACCGCCTCGAAAACGAGGATTTCGTCAGGAACTTCGCCCGAATGGAGCAGTGGCTCTCGGATAGCGTCGACGTGGCGGGTGAGGTTTACGCCCAATTCCTCGAGGACATTTATCAGGACAATCGCCTCTACGAAAACGAACTGACAATCGGCGGCGAGCACGTCGACGTAACGAATATCGATATGCCACTCCTGCAGATCCTCGGTGACTATGACAATCTCGTGCCGCCAGAAGCAAGCAAACCGTTCAACGACGTCGTGGGTACAGATGATGCCACGACTATCGAATATCCGAGCGGTCACGTCGGCCTTGCGATGTCCAACGGGGCTCATCGGGATCTCTGGCCCGAAGTCGCGGAGTGGTTTCTCGAACACTCCGAGCGGCCGACCCTTGCCGATGTTATCGGCGACGGTATCGAGGAAACACTCGGCGTCGATGTCGAAACCGATGTCACGGTCGGAGATGTCGACGAAGTGGAAGTCGTCCTTGCAGACGACGACGGTGAAATCGCACGTGAGGTGATAACGCGGGATCCGACAGCTATCGAGACGTTTCTCGAGGACGCCCTCGGCGTCGAAATCGGCCTAGATACCGGCCCGGAGGGGATCGCAGTCGAGGTCGAAACTGACGAGGGCGTCGTGACAACGGTCGTCAAGGATATCGGCGAAGCGATTCGCACCGAAGTCGAAGAGGCCGCTGAAGAGGTCGCCATCGCTGGCTCGTACGACCTCGAAGATGTCAACGGAATTGGGGCGACGTATGCCAAGCGGCTTCGAGCCGCGGGGATCGAGTCGGTCCCCGAACTCGCTGTCGCCGACGACGCACGCGTCGCGGAGGCCGCCGAGGCAACTGAGGAACTCGCCGGGACCTGGATCAATCGGGCACGCGAACTGGTCGGGCCGACAGAGAAGTGA
- a CDS encoding RNA-guided endonuclease TnpB family protein, translating to MSTTVTKTLQATFAPPTAHKQSKLNDLLETYRDGLQEAFDSGASTMSAVSDIVTPYDLPYQAKAALCNYVPKLRKTYNAKELDDEHPIRLTNQAAKFDHSEERDYEFTWWVPRPGRGTNFWIPLRINPEQEDLWHDLVSEDAKAGEIRLQQHRKNWVLHVTVEYPVEEPATDGDATHIGLDIGETALITGCALKDGSPTDPLVRSGSRAKHLRKEMHTTLKRLQERDASEWRTDERFDHYQNALTDIVEKASREAVEYAKRFEDPVLVMENLTYIRERLDYGKYMNRRLHSWAFARLQGRIEDKATEAGIPVEYVNPAYTSQTCHSCHRIGRRDSQAEFRCPNDDCHVSTFQADINASANIARRVDPWGESVPLDKAERDDSSRDGSGSDTATTHREMSETPSQMTLTAFQKSEPSASDD from the coding sequence ATGTCCACGACCGTCACGAAGACGTTGCAGGCGACGTTCGCGCCACCCACCGCGCACAAGCAGTCGAAACTCAACGACCTGCTCGAAACCTACCGCGACGGTCTGCAAGAGGCGTTCGACTCCGGGGCGAGTACCATGTCGGCGGTGAGCGACATCGTGACGCCCTATGACCTCCCGTATCAGGCCAAAGCCGCACTCTGCAACTACGTCCCGAAACTCCGCAAGACGTACAACGCGAAGGAGTTGGACGACGAACACCCGATACGGCTCACCAACCAAGCCGCGAAGTTTGACCACTCCGAAGAACGCGACTACGAGTTCACGTGGTGGGTTCCCCGGCCGGGACGGGGAACGAACTTCTGGATACCGCTCCGTATCAATCCCGAGCAAGAAGACCTCTGGCACGACCTCGTATCGGAGGACGCGAAGGCGGGCGAGATACGGCTTCAACAGCATCGGAAGAACTGGGTACTGCACGTCACCGTCGAGTACCCGGTCGAAGAACCAGCGACGGACGGTGACGCCACGCACATCGGCTTGGACATCGGAGAAACCGCCCTCATCACGGGCTGTGCCCTCAAGGACGGTTCTCCGACTGACCCGCTCGTGCGTAGCGGAAGCAGAGCGAAGCATCTCCGCAAAGAGATGCACACCACCCTGAAACGACTCCAAGAGCGTGACGCTTCGGAGTGGCGTACCGACGAACGGTTCGACCACTACCAGAACGCGCTCACCGACATCGTGGAGAAGGCGTCTCGGGAAGCCGTCGAGTACGCCAAACGGTTTGAGGACCCGGTGTTGGTGATGGAGAATCTGACGTACATCCGCGAACGACTCGACTACGGGAAGTACATGAACCGTCGCCTTCACTCGTGGGCGTTCGCCCGACTCCAAGGGCGCATCGAAGACAAGGCGACGGAAGCAGGTATCCCGGTCGAGTACGTGAATCCGGCGTACACCAGTCAGACGTGCCACTCGTGCCACCGCATCGGTCGGCGGGACTCCCAAGCCGAGTTCCGGTGTCCGAACGACGACTGCCACGTCTCGACGTTTCAGGCCGACATCAACGCTTCCGCGAATATCGCACGACGGGTTGACCCGTGGGGAGAGAGCGTCCCGCTTGACAAGGCGGAACGCGATGACTCGTCTCGGGATGGGAGCGGTAGTGACACCGCCACGACTCACCGTGAGATGAGCGAGACACCCTCGCAGATGACGCTCACGGCGTTCCAAAAGTCGGAACCCTCTGCCAGCGACGACTGA
- the tnpA gene encoding IS200/IS605 family transposase, which translates to MKYNLEKGSQTVYALQYHFVTVTKYRADILTDEIAERIGEIASDISEDFGVSIQNVNGGSDHVHILFTAKPTTNLTKLINSLKGVSSRKIRDEYPETRQALDSAFWQPGYFLATTGQVSIDVLMEYVEEQ; encoded by the coding sequence ATGAAGTACAACCTCGAAAAAGGGTCGCAAACGGTCTACGCGCTCCAATACCACTTTGTGACCGTCACAAAGTACCGCGCGGACATCCTCACCGACGAGATAGCCGAACGGATCGGTGAGATTGCCAGCGACATCTCCGAGGACTTCGGCGTGAGCATCCAGAACGTCAACGGCGGTTCCGACCATGTTCACATCCTGTTCACGGCGAAGCCCACCACGAACCTCACCAAGCTCATCAACTCTCTCAAAGGCGTCTCGTCTCGCAAGATTCGGGACGAGTACCCCGAGACTCGGCAGGCGCTCGACAGCGCGTTCTGGCAACCGGGGTACTTCCTCGCAACCACCGGACAGGTGAGCATCGACGTGCTGATGGAGTACGTGGAGGAACAGTAG
- a CDS encoding universal stress protein, with amino-acid sequence MTDHLLVPMDSSPMAKRALEHALSTRPDARVTVLYVIDYIEESYGARALIGTEKLRERAQQRAEELFEEATEIADEFDEAIQTETVVGDPAREIVVYAEDHDIDQIVIGSHGRSTMSRILLGSVAEDVTRRAPVPVTVVR; translated from the coding sequence ATGACAGACCACCTCCTCGTGCCGATGGACAGTTCGCCGATGGCGAAACGGGCGCTCGAACACGCCCTCTCGACACGGCCCGATGCACGGGTCACAGTCCTTTACGTCATCGACTATATCGAAGAGAGCTATGGCGCCCGAGCACTGATCGGGACCGAGAAACTCCGGGAGCGAGCCCAGCAGCGGGCCGAGGAACTCTTCGAGGAGGCAACGGAGATCGCCGACGAGTTCGACGAAGCGATCCAGACCGAGACCGTCGTCGGCGATCCAGCACGTGAAATCGTCGTCTACGCCGAAGACCACGACATCGACCAGATCGTCATCGGAAGCCACGGTCGGTCGACGATGTCACGCATCCTGCTCGGGAGCGTCGCCGAGGACGTCACTCGACGGGCGCCAGTTCCCGTCACCGTCGTCAGATAG
- a CDS encoding sodium:phosphate symporter produces the protein MTGPDETSEAATRATRLLEFVSESGPLWAGGLTALLLFLFAVQLLGTATEAAEPLIERLLRTVVVDNGSALGLSWLATYGVTNGSVVAALTLSLLRSGIISASEAFLMIAGSRLGAGAIVVLVGTLDYFQKRRTRTLRERTSLGLLTFVVTFTVYLPVTALGIVVLTTFQSELFAATGGLSLPVRSLRFFEPITETVTRSSGPEIALVIAIALLLGSLWLFDEVLERVETESVRTYLFRHFEGQWTAFGIGFLITGVTTSIAFSLGVVVPLYNRQFVRRDEIVPYILGANIGTLFDTLVVAFVLETTVGVAIVLLLMTLGTLLTLTVLVGYEPYTQIVDVTQDRLLTDRRFFVGFAILLVAVPLALLLVPHL, from the coding sequence ATGACTGGACCGGACGAGACATCTGAGGCGGCTACGCGGGCCACGAGACTGCTAGAATTCGTATCCGAATCGGGGCCCCTCTGGGCCGGCGGGCTCACGGCACTTCTCCTGTTTCTGTTTGCCGTCCAGTTACTCGGGACGGCAACGGAAGCGGCGGAGCCCCTCATCGAGCGCCTCCTCAGGACGGTCGTCGTCGACAACGGCTCCGCACTCGGACTGAGTTGGCTGGCGACCTACGGGGTGACTAACGGATCGGTGGTGGCGGCACTCACGCTCTCGCTGCTCCGGTCCGGTATTATCTCCGCGTCGGAGGCGTTCCTGATGATCGCTGGTTCCCGTCTCGGGGCGGGCGCTATCGTCGTCCTCGTCGGCACGCTGGACTATTTTCAGAAGCGCCGTACGCGTACTCTGAGGGAGAGAACGAGCCTCGGACTGCTAACCTTCGTGGTGACGTTCACCGTCTACCTCCCGGTGACCGCGCTCGGGATCGTCGTCCTGACGACGTTCCAATCTGAACTGTTTGCCGCAACCGGCGGACTGTCTCTGCCCGTCCGATCGCTGCGATTTTTCGAACCAATCACCGAGACCGTCACCCGTTCGTCCGGACCGGAGATAGCACTCGTCATCGCGATCGCGTTGCTGTTGGGGAGCCTCTGGCTGTTCGACGAGGTGTTAGAGCGCGTGGAGACGGAATCAGTCCGGACATACCTGTTCCGACACTTCGAAGGGCAGTGGACGGCCTTCGGAATCGGATTCCTGATCACGGGCGTCACGACGAGCATCGCCTTCTCCCTGGGTGTGGTCGTGCCGTTGTACAACCGTCAATTCGTCCGGCGTGACGAGATCGTGCCGTACATCCTCGGCGCGAACATCGGGACGCTGTTCGACACTCTCGTCGTGGCGTTCGTGCTGGAGACGACCGTCGGCGTCGCTATCGTCCTGCTTCTGATGACTCTCGGGACGTTGCTCACGCTTACGGTACTCGTCGGGTACGAGCCCTACACCCAGATCGTGGACGTCACACAGGACAGGCTCCTCACGGATCGCCGGTTCTTCGTCGGATTCGCCATTCTGTTAGTCGCCGTACCACTCGCACTGTTACTCGTCCCGCACCTCTGA
- a CDS encoding acetate--CoA ligase family protein: protein MPDLSGLFTPDRVAIIGANDEEGSVGRALLKNLSSFDGDVIPVNPNLETVLGRECYSEIGDVPDAASIDLAVVAVPATVAVDVVRQIGHAGITDVVVITAGFSETGGEGEQREQELIDVAEEYDLNLVGPNCIGIISTPSGLNATFVRGEPPVGSISFMSQSGAFIAAVLGWAAQHGVGFKDIVSLGNEAVLDEIDFIEQWSDDPDTDVILAYLEDIGDGQRFIETARDVTMETPIVVIKSGRTEAGAEAAASHTGSIAGSEDAYEAGLHQAGVLRAMNIQEVFDYGQVLAGQPLLEDDDIAVVTNGGGPGVLTTDAVSDSRLTIAEFGDDVGAELADVLPGEADVANPLDIIGDADIDRFRESLDIVLGGESVAGAIVLCVPTETLEFDDLADAIGDLQRRHEKPVVTCLMGGEEADRAANTLESYGIPNYFDPERAVSSLEVLAKYRDVTEREYESPEAFDIEKERAREILMQAAERDVDHLGVEVMGLLDAYGIPIPASDLAESASEAESIAEEIGGPVAMKIVSPDILHKSDIGGVEVDVPIEAVRGTYQTLRERAIDHDPDATVLGVQVQEFVDPDESTETIVGVKRDPQFGHLVMFGLGGIFVQIFEDTAFRVAPVSEREAREMTEEIQAAPMLQGARGRTPADVDGVVETIQRISQLVTDFPAITEFDINPLVVSPEGVHAVDLRLTVDREALPVETARETDG from the coding sequence ATGCCGGACCTGTCGGGGCTGTTCACTCCGGATCGCGTCGCCATCATCGGTGCGAACGACGAGGAGGGCTCGGTCGGGCGAGCGCTGCTGAAGAATCTCTCGTCGTTCGATGGCGACGTGATCCCAGTCAATCCGAACCTGGAAACGGTGCTCGGCCGGGAGTGCTATTCGGAGATCGGCGACGTTCCCGACGCCGCATCGATCGATCTCGCCGTCGTCGCCGTTCCGGCGACGGTTGCCGTCGACGTCGTTCGCCAGATCGGACACGCTGGGATTACCGATGTCGTCGTTATTACGGCTGGGTTCAGCGAAACCGGAGGGGAGGGCGAACAGCGGGAACAGGAGTTGATCGACGTCGCCGAGGAGTACGACCTCAACCTCGTCGGACCGAACTGTATCGGCATCATCAGTACCCCGTCTGGACTCAACGCGACCTTCGTACGAGGTGAGCCTCCGGTGGGTTCGATCTCGTTTATGAGTCAGTCCGGCGCGTTCATCGCGGCGGTACTCGGCTGGGCGGCCCAGCACGGCGTCGGATTCAAAGACATCGTTTCCCTGGGAAACGAGGCCGTTCTCGACGAGATCGATTTTATCGAACAGTGGAGCGACGATCCAGACACCGACGTCATCTTGGCGTATCTCGAGGACATCGGTGACGGCCAGCGCTTCATCGAAACGGCCCGCGACGTGACGATGGAGACACCGATCGTGGTCATCAAATCGGGCCGGACGGAGGCCGGGGCTGAAGCCGCAGCCTCACATACCGGGTCGATCGCCGGGAGTGAGGACGCTTACGAGGCCGGTCTTCATCAAGCTGGGGTCCTCCGGGCAATGAACATCCAAGAGGTCTTCGACTACGGGCAGGTGCTCGCCGGACAACCGCTACTCGAAGACGACGACATCGCAGTGGTCACGAACGGTGGGGGGCCCGGCGTTCTCACGACCGACGCCGTCAGTGATTCCCGACTGACGATCGCGGAGTTCGGCGACGACGTTGGGGCCGAGCTTGCAGACGTGCTTCCAGGCGAAGCCGACGTGGCGAATCCCCTCGACATCATCGGCGATGCGGACATCGACCGGTTTCGCGAGTCTCTCGACATCGTACTGGGTGGCGAGAGCGTCGCCGGGGCTATCGTCCTCTGTGTGCCGACAGAAACGCTCGAGTTCGATGACCTGGCCGACGCCATCGGCGATCTCCAACGCCGGCACGAGAAGCCGGTCGTGACCTGTCTGATGGGCGGCGAGGAAGCGGATCGTGCAGCCAATACGCTGGAATCGTACGGCATCCCTAACTATTTCGACCCAGAGAGGGCGGTCTCCAGCCTCGAGGTACTCGCGAAGTATCGGGACGTCACAGAACGCGAGTACGAATCTCCCGAAGCATTCGATATCGAGAAAGAGCGCGCCCGAGAGATTTTGATGCAGGCGGCCGAGCGTGACGTGGATCATCTGGGTGTCGAGGTGATGGGGTTACTCGACGCCTACGGGATCCCCATTCCAGCAAGTGACCTCGCCGAGAGTGCTTCAGAAGCCGAATCGATCGCCGAGGAGATCGGTGGCCCGGTCGCCATGAAGATCGTCAGTCCAGACATCCTCCACAAGTCCGACATCGGTGGCGTCGAAGTGGACGTTCCAATCGAGGCGGTTCGTGGCACCTACCAGACCCTCCGCGAGCGGGCGATCGATCACGATCCAGATGCGACCGTTCTCGGGGTACAGGTCCAGGAGTTCGTCGACCCGGACGAGAGTACGGAGACGATCGTCGGTGTGAAGCGCGATCCGCAGTTCGGCCATCTCGTGATGTTTGGACTGGGAGGAATCTTCGTCCAGATTTTCGAAGACACGGCGTTTCGCGTAGCCCCCGTCAGCGAACGGGAGGCACGCGAAATGACCGAGGAGATCCAGGCAGCGCCGATGCTCCAAGGAGCACGCGGACGCACTCCGGCCGATGTCGACGGCGTCGTGGAGACCATCCAACGAATATCCCAACTCGTCACTGATTTCCCCGCGATTACCGAATTCGACATCAATCCGCTCGTCGTTTCTCCGGAGGGCGTGCATGCCGTCGATCTGCGATTGACTGTCGACAGGGAGGCGCTACCAGTCGAGACAGCGCGGGAGACCGACGGATGA
- a CDS encoding Zn-ribbon domain-containing OB-fold protein, producing the protein MPKWFDSFTDTIESDEQQYLACETCGHGTLPPRRLCPACGSADLTREPLSKRGTVLSFTEISITIPKFHGETPYTVALVELDEEITLTGQLRDATADDIAIGDAVVLGTEPRDAGTAVLTFRPAEE; encoded by the coding sequence ATGCCGAAATGGTTCGATAGCTTCACGGACACGATCGAGTCGGACGAACAGCAATACCTCGCCTGCGAGACGTGCGGACACGGGACGCTTCCGCCTCGTCGGCTGTGTCCGGCGTGTGGGTCGGCCGACCTAACCCGAGAGCCACTCTCCAAACGCGGAACGGTTCTCTCGTTCACCGAGATCTCGATCACGATCCCGAAATTCCACGGTGAGACACCCTACACCGTTGCGCTCGTCGAACTAGACGAGGAGATCACACTCACTGGACAACTCCGGGATGCAACTGCCGACGATATCGCCATCGGCGATGCGGTCGTACTCGGGACGGAACCACGCGACGCGGGAACGGCTGTCCTCACGTTCCGACCGGCGGAGGAGTGA
- a CDS encoding thiolase domain-containing protein — translation MPPKIASVASTKYDEHPDSSSRELFVEAAIDAFEETDLGPSDLDAVYVGNFMGDLIEDQGHMGALLADHVGAREVASIRIESACASGGATFRQAVHAVESGAADAVLAGGVEQMSIANIEHVTDALANAADDVYENEQGLTFPGIYALMARRYMHEFGARKEDLAAVSVKNHNNAVENPLAQFQKELTVDDVLASKPIATPLVLYDACPVSDGASVVIVVSEAFAADHSLDTSASVLGTGQSSDAVALQDRATITRTPAAERAAEEAYDEADTAPEDIDVVEVHDCFTIAEILALEALGFYGRGEGTRGAVDGETALDGKLPVNTSGGLLGKGHPVGVTGIGQIVELTKQIDGRHPNQVEGVNTALAHNVGGSGASTTVTILGGE, via the coding sequence ATGCCGCCGAAGATAGCGAGCGTTGCGAGTACGAAATACGACGAACACCCCGACTCGTCCTCGCGGGAACTGTTCGTCGAAGCCGCCATCGACGCGTTCGAGGAGACGGACCTCGGTCCGAGCGACCTCGACGCCGTCTACGTGGGGAACTTCATGGGCGACCTCATCGAAGACCAGGGGCACATGGGTGCGCTCCTCGCGGACCACGTCGGCGCACGCGAGGTGGCGTCGATCCGCATCGAGAGCGCGTGTGCCTCCGGCGGCGCGACGTTTCGACAGGCGGTACACGCCGTCGAGTCGGGGGCCGCGGATGCGGTCCTCGCGGGAGGCGTCGAGCAGATGTCCATCGCTAACATCGAACACGTAACCGACGCGCTCGCCAACGCTGCCGACGATGTCTACGAGAACGAACAGGGGCTGACGTTCCCAGGTATCTACGCCCTCATGGCCCGGCGCTACATGCACGAGTTCGGCGCGAGAAAAGAGGACCTCGCTGCAGTGTCGGTCAAAAACCACAACAACGCCGTCGAAAATCCTCTCGCACAGTTTCAGAAAGAACTCACCGTGGACGACGTACTGGCATCGAAACCGATTGCCACCCCGCTCGTCCTCTACGACGCGTGTCCCGTTTCCGACGGCGCGAGCGTGGTCATCGTCGTCAGCGAGGCGTTCGCCGCCGACCACAGCCTCGACACGTCGGCTAGCGTTCTGGGAACGGGGCAATCGAGTGACGCCGTCGCGCTTCAGGACCGAGCAACCATCACGCGAACTCCTGCAGCCGAGCGCGCGGCCGAGGAAGCGTACGACGAGGCCGATACTGCCCCCGAAGACATCGACGTCGTCGAAGTCCACGACTGTTTCACCATCGCCGAGATTCTCGCACTGGAAGCGCTCGGGTTCTACGGCCGAGGAGAAGGCACTCGCGGCGCAGTCGACGGCGAGACGGCACTCGACGGGAAGCTCCCAGTCAATACGTCGGGCGGCCTCCTCGGGAAAGGCCATCCGGTCGGTGTGACGGGTATCGGACAGATAGTCGAGCTGACGAAGCAAATCGACGGACGACACCCAAATCAGGTCGAGGGTGTAAATACCGCCCTCGCCCACAACGTTGGCGGGAGCGGCGCGAGTACGACGGTGACCATCCTCGGAGGTGAGTGA